The Glandiceps talaboti chromosome 9, keGlaTala1.1, whole genome shotgun sequence genome window below encodes:
- the LOC144440415 gene encoding uncharacterized protein LOC144440415: MKKSVLILNERLGPPFEGGVPAAAFLLASLLQSFDVNIYCTAFTVSEEGERKAEQFDVKLLFPKGRGRFEHREGVTSDAFILHDYYFPKLKSLQNVKLIFGFGMVSSDGAIRIKNDIFPQASFYLINVWSLDVIKSNIIGCQNIEKQDRQKSLLKHESNQAEGIFSVGPKTFHCFDVRYGDGNRLKHSQIIPLIEQELWNPPTPREQIYGKREIQIISVMQECNFVEEVDRFVTLCKSVSAAANDLAENNIGDLAWKIMGVPSGREDDLISLLNSHPKLSIMPVSNITSEDLLTELGCSRLALIPPSILSLQFTLIAMATETPVLFNWGSDSHCLIKEKDNIDTFLNQEYMATVMSEEDTLIKAIKDILCKPRVYRAKALELKQSLPALLQDNPHNRKFVEDIKRHLDQTKKFEYESVTAGSDDRNKTKSTAHNTKYGRVNETRTKQRRKYGRVNETRTKHRRFSREIGIRLNVTSGIPDEDETMYNIIESLFKKDRHELKEALGKLAEMHPDVIPKRVDNECKTLVVECKSIEALECIEVKYRIGILHSTIEEIVVKPSVLKEIGAQSLKLTTTTDYGERMVCRQELMSERKMTDDSGKHDEIHLGANTASQRIQIDNYAGKRTSTDKGKESESDIAALDRPCQKGGQDDVSLNDELITFH, encoded by the exons atgaaaaaatcGGTATTAATTCTCAATGAAAGGCTAGGACCTCCATTTGAAGGCGGTGTGCCTGCTGCTGCTTTTTTGCTTGCATCACTGTTGCAATCATTCGATGTTAACATTTATTGCACTGCATTCACAGTTAGCGAAGAGGGAGAGAGAAAAGCTGAGCAATTTGATGTCAAACTTTTGTTTCCAAAAGGCCGGGGACGCTTTGAGCATCGTGAGGGAGTTACCAGTGACGCATTTATTTTGCACGATTATTATTTCCCTAAGTTAAAGAGTttgcaaaatgtaaaattgatatTTGGGTTTGGAATGGTATCTTCCGATGGTGCTATCAGAATTAAAAATGACATCTTTCCCCAGGCCTCTTTCTACCTAATCAATGTATGGTCACTTGATGTTATCAAATCCAATATAATTGgatgtcaaaatattgaaaagcaAGATCGCCAGAAATCACTCTTAAAACATGAAAGTAATCAAGCAGAGGGTATTTTCTCGGTAGGTCCAAAAACTTTTCACTGCTTTGATGTGAGGTATGGTGATGGCAATCGACTAAAACATTCTCAAATTATTCCCCTTATCGAGCAAGAGTTGTGGAATCCACCAACTCCCCGGGAACAGATATATGGCAAACGGGAAATTCAAATCATATCCGTTATGCAAGAATGCAACTTTGTTGAAGAGGTAGATCGCTTTGTAACACTCTGTAAATCAGTCAGTGCTGCAGCTAACGATCTTGCTGAAAATAATATTGGAGATCTAGCATGGAAAATCATGGGTGTGCCATCTGGTAGAGAGGATGATCTAATTTCATTACTAAATTCTCATCCAAAACTGAGCATCATGCCTGTCTCAAACATAACCTCTGAGGATCTATTAACAGAGCTTGGCTGCTCACGACTTGCACTCATTCCTCCATCCATTCTTTCACTGCAATTTACTTtaattgccatggcaactgaaACACCAGTCCTTTTCAATTGGGGGTCTGACAGTCATTGTCTCATAAAGGAGAAGGACAATATCGATACATTTCTGAATCAGGAGTACATGGCAACAGTTATGTCAGAAGAAGATACCCTGATTAAAGCAATCAAAGATATCCTGTGCAAACCTAGAGTCTACAGAGCTAAAGCACTGGAATTAAAACAGTCTCTTCCTGCACTTCTGCAAGATAATCCTCACAACAGGAAGTTCGTTGAGGATATAAAGAGACATCTGGACCAGACAAAGAAGTTTGAATACGAGTCAGTTACAG CAGGTAGTGATGACCGTAACAAAACTAAGTCAACAGCACATAATACTAAATATGGAAGAGTCAATGAGACGAGGACTAAGCAGCGTCGTAAATATGGAAGAGTCAATGAGACGAGGACTAAGCATCGTCGTTTTTCAC GTGAAATCGGTATCCGTTTAAATGTGACAAGTGGCATCCCAGACGAAGATGAAACAATGTACAACATCATAGAGAGTCTGTTTAAGAAAGACAGACATGAATTAAAGGAAGCTCTTGGCAAATTAGCTGAGATGCACCCCGATGTAATTCCTAAACGGGTAGACAACGAATGCAAGACTCTTGTTGTGGAATGCAAATCCATTGAGGCATTAGAATGCATAGAAGTAAAGTACAGAATTGGAATCCTGCACTCTACAATAGAGGAAATTGTTGTAAAACCAAGTGTGCTAAAAGAAATTGGTGCACAATCCCTAAAACTAACTACGACAACCGATTATGGAGAGCGTATGGTTTGCAGACAGGAATTGATGA GTGAACGTAAGATGACTGATGATAGTGGTAAACACGATGAAATACACTTAGGTGCTAACACTGCTTCACAAAGGATACAGATTGATAACTATGCTGGTAAACGGACTTCGACTGATAAGGGCAAAGAATCAG AAAGTGATATAGCTGCTTTGGATAGGCCATGTCAGAAAGGTGGTCAAGATGATGTATCTTTAAATGATGAGTTGATTACCTTTCACTAG